The proteins below are encoded in one region of Methylobacillus flagellatus KT:
- a CDS encoding microcin C ABC transporter permease YejB, whose protein sequence is MWPYLIKRLFIMVPTLIGVLTLTFFVTQFVPGGPVDSVLSQLDAEDVRSGEDGSSGGGWSYTARQGIDAQQVEQLTALYGFDRPPLERYLLMLKNFLSFDVGESYFRNESVWSLIKDKLGVSVSLGIWTFVLTYLISIPLGIAKAVRAGSRFDIITTLLVLAGYAVPGFVLGVLLIVLFGGGSFWDIFPLRGLTSDNWEELDAWGKVTDYLWHITLPVTASVVSTFAFKTLLTKNTFLEEINRQYVLTARAKGLSENKVLYKHVFRNALLPLITGFPGTFIAAFFTGSLLIETLFSLDGLGLLSFESINSRDYPVVLGTLYLFTLVGLFVKLAGDIAYVLADPRIKFDALEP, encoded by the coding sequence ATGTGGCCCTACCTGATAAAACGCCTGTTCATTATGGTGCCGACATTGATCGGCGTGCTGACGCTGACTTTCTTCGTCACCCAGTTTGTGCCTGGCGGGCCGGTGGACAGTGTGCTTTCGCAACTGGATGCCGAAGACGTGCGTTCAGGCGAGGATGGGTCCAGCGGAGGCGGGTGGAGCTATACCGCGCGGCAAGGCATAGACGCGCAGCAGGTGGAGCAACTGACCGCTTTGTACGGTTTCGACCGGCCGCCGCTTGAGCGTTATCTGTTGATGCTGAAGAATTTCCTCAGCTTCGACGTGGGAGAGAGTTATTTCCGTAACGAAAGCGTCTGGTCATTGATCAAGGACAAGCTGGGTGTCTCGGTTTCTCTGGGAATATGGACGTTTGTCCTGACCTACCTCATATCCATCCCGCTCGGGATTGCCAAGGCCGTACGTGCCGGCAGCCGCTTCGATATCATCACGACGTTGCTGGTGCTGGCAGGGTATGCAGTTCCCGGCTTCGTGCTCGGTGTATTGCTGATTGTCCTGTTCGGCGGCGGTTCCTTCTGGGACATCTTCCCGTTGCGCGGCCTGACCTCGGACAACTGGGAGGAGCTGGATGCCTGGGGCAAGGTGACCGACTATCTCTGGCACATCACGTTGCCGGTGACGGCCTCAGTAGTCAGCACCTTCGCCTTCAAGACATTGCTCACCAAGAACACCTTTCTCGAGGAAATCAACCGCCAGTACGTATTGACCGCGCGAGCCAAGGGACTTTCCGAGAACAAGGTGCTATACAAGCACGTATTCCGCAATGCCTTGCTTCCGCTGATTACCGGCTTCCCGGGCACTTTCATTGCCGCCTTCTTCACCGGCAGCCTGCTTATCGAGACATTGTTTTCGCTCGACGGCTTGGGGCTACTATCGTTCGAGTCCATCAATAGTCGGGATTATCCGGTCGTGCTCGGCACCCTCTACCTCTTCACGTTGGTTGGACTGTTCGTCAAGTTGGCAGGCGACATCGCCTACGTGCTGGCTGACCCACGTATCAAATTTGACGCCTTGGAGCCATAA
- a CDS encoding TonB-dependent receptor — protein MSRKSMLPTESASSPFRKRQLIIAVAAAFAGSLFISPTYAADEQTSQAGDTSITKAAPHKEKTTPAEAKDVESSLGSIVVTAQRREENAQEVPTAISVLGGEEFLQRGIGRSASEILNNVPNSSAGTIQNGRPRWWIRGVGAGQQQLDFPNPVGFYIDDVFISNASATGLPIFDLERVEVLRGPQGTLWGKNTTGGAINIVSKKPTFSENPEGYAKVDYGSFGDKVIQGAVGGTIVDERIAGRISFYNQDLDGRFTNQFNGKTSGGLEDSVIRGQLLFALTPDLDALLNVYHRKYKTDGNVGTVYTRTGEFRNGYRPSRDINHVSSNAEDSNDVTQNGISLNVNWQLGKLTLTSITAYADYKANTFSDSDNTPLEIGRGYTDAKSKQWTQEFRLASPREDRWNWLTGFFYFKEDIDSFSAAARLPNGAVPQLQGSSQANTFNRTDLAHETESYAIFGSTTYNFTDKFDTTLGARWTTEEKNYDLDRRSNALLGGPNAGTDTSWSDYGAWWNSYTGAIGGTGTFVDARDKRWNAFTYDITPQYKITETDRIYFKFARGIKSGGFNTAATNPLALNTLKPEELNSYEIGYKSEWLNGRLNFNANAFYYDYSNVQVNVVGTNLAVPISYLQNVEKASVKGAEFEIEALPTNHLHLNANIGILKTEFEKFDVLNGGGNHDGNEFVRAPRWSAQIRGTYNIPLENGSRILLGADARYLGKQYFFVVPQDNDLLNQGAYTLVNARISYLTKNDRVEITGYVNNLFDKEYRYHALPASNASGNTVYWGNPRTIGASLTYRF, from the coding sequence ATGTCCAGGAAAAGTATGCTACCAACTGAATCGGCCTCAAGCCCATTTAGAAAACGACAACTCATCATTGCCGTAGCTGCCGCCTTTGCAGGCAGCCTTTTTATCTCCCCAACATATGCGGCTGATGAGCAAACCTCTCAAGCTGGAGATACCTCGATAACAAAAGCCGCCCCTCACAAAGAAAAGACTACTCCAGCCGAAGCGAAGGATGTTGAATCATCTCTTGGAAGCATCGTTGTAACGGCCCAGCGCCGCGAAGAAAATGCGCAGGAAGTACCGACCGCCATTTCCGTACTTGGAGGTGAAGAATTCCTTCAACGAGGCATTGGTCGTTCTGCAAGCGAAATCCTGAACAATGTTCCCAACTCATCGGCCGGGACTATTCAGAATGGCCGTCCACGCTGGTGGATCCGTGGTGTAGGCGCAGGTCAGCAACAACTGGACTTCCCTAACCCTGTCGGCTTCTATATCGATGACGTATTTATCAGCAATGCCAGTGCTACCGGCCTGCCTATTTTCGACCTGGAACGTGTAGAGGTTCTTCGCGGCCCACAAGGTACGCTCTGGGGCAAGAATACGACAGGAGGTGCCATCAACATCGTTTCCAAGAAACCTACCTTCTCGGAAAATCCTGAGGGTTATGCCAAAGTGGATTACGGCAGCTTTGGAGACAAAGTGATCCAAGGTGCTGTAGGCGGTACTATCGTTGATGAGCGTATCGCGGGTCGAATTTCCTTCTACAATCAAGACCTCGATGGTCGCTTTACCAACCAGTTCAATGGCAAGACCAGTGGCGGCCTTGAAGACTCGGTCATTCGTGGTCAGCTGCTATTTGCGTTGACCCCTGACCTAGATGCGCTGCTCAACGTCTATCACCGCAAGTATAAAACCGACGGTAATGTGGGTACGGTCTATACCAGGACCGGCGAGTTCCGCAACGGCTACAGACCCAGCCGGGATATCAATCATGTCAGCAGCAATGCCGAAGACAGCAATGATGTTACCCAAAACGGCATCTCATTGAATGTAAATTGGCAGTTGGGCAAACTAACATTAACCTCGATCACGGCCTATGCTGATTACAAGGCAAATACATTCAGCGACTCAGACAATACTCCTTTAGAAATCGGCCGCGGCTACACAGATGCAAAAAGTAAGCAGTGGACGCAGGAATTTCGCTTGGCTTCTCCTCGTGAAGACCGTTGGAACTGGCTGACAGGCTTCTTTTATTTCAAGGAAGACATCGACTCATTTAGTGCGGCTGCCAGACTACCGAATGGAGCTGTGCCGCAATTGCAGGGCTCCTCACAGGCCAATACATTCAATCGTACCGACTTGGCTCATGAAACTGAAAGCTACGCTATTTTTGGCAGCACCACTTACAACTTCACCGACAAATTCGATACCACGCTTGGCGCTCGCTGGACAACAGAAGAAAAAAACTATGATCTAGATCGCCGCAGCAATGCATTACTAGGGGGCCCCAATGCCGGTACCGACACAAGCTGGTCAGACTATGGGGCATGGTGGAACTCATACACTGGCGCCATTGGCGGCACCGGGACTTTTGTAGATGCCCGCGACAAGCGCTGGAACGCCTTTACTTACGACATTACGCCACAATACAAGATCACGGAGACTGACCGCATTTATTTCAAGTTTGCTCGTGGCATCAAGTCTGGAGGCTTCAATACGGCTGCCACCAATCCCCTGGCACTCAATACGTTGAAACCGGAAGAATTGAATTCCTATGAAATCGGCTATAAGTCGGAATGGTTGAATGGTCGCTTGAACTTCAATGCCAACGCTTTCTATTACGATTACAGTAATGTACAAGTCAATGTCGTAGGTACCAATCTTGCCGTGCCGATTTCCTACTTGCAAAACGTAGAAAAAGCCAGCGTCAAGGGAGCTGAGTTTGAAATTGAAGCATTGCCAACCAACCATCTGCATCTGAATGCCAATATCGGCATCCTTAAGACAGAGTTCGAAAAGTTTGACGTACTCAATGGTGGTGGCAACCACGATGGTAACGAGTTCGTGCGTGCCCCTCGCTGGAGCGCTCAAATACGCGGTACCTACAATATCCCACTCGAAAACGGCAGCAGGATATTGTTGGGAGCAGATGCGCGCTACCTGGGTAAACAATATTTCTTTGTTGTCCCTCAGGATAATGACCTGCTGAATCAGGGAGCATACACCTTGGTGAACGCACGCATCAGCTACCTGACTAAGAACGATAGGGTCGAGATCACTGGATATGTCAACAATTTGTTCGATAAGGAATACCGCTACCATGCGTTGCCTGCCAGCAATGCCAGCGGCAACACCGTGTATTGGGGTAACCCGAGAACGATAGGCGCATCATTGACCTACCGCTTCTAA
- a CDS encoding class II aldolase/adducin family protein, translating into MSENLSEIDLLSYVDEAKADAIHAFNVLRENGTLSASLTFHISHKIPGHDKLLHIRFPGGLARDQTPSLRITKFSDEKEHILNEARLDADTAIHIHTNFLSAWSLAHKPFPILYVAAARHLLAREIPNHLDRTRSVLDVIKERLDKYPELAPPPALLESNGGVNFWGKGIIRTSELILFVEEAARYQAIAEQIGGAQHYTPGALEVQWKRTGLLEKAKAYSGRYLEDIA; encoded by the coding sequence ATGAGTGAGAACCTATCCGAAATCGACCTGTTGTCTTATGTGGATGAAGCCAAGGCCGATGCGATCCACGCATTCAACGTATTGCGCGAGAATGGCACCCTGTCTGCGAGTCTGACCTTCCATATTTCCCACAAGATCCCGGGCCACGACAAGCTGTTGCATATCCGCTTCCCGGGCGGGCTTGCGCGCGATCAGACACCTAGCCTGCGTATTACAAAGTTTTCTGACGAAAAGGAACATATCCTGAACGAGGCACGCCTCGATGCGGATACTGCCATTCATATCCATACCAACTTCCTTTCGGCATGGTCATTGGCACACAAGCCATTCCCGATTTTGTATGTGGCAGCGGCCCGCCATTTGCTGGCGCGCGAAATTCCCAACCATCTCGACCGCACGCGTAGCGTGCTGGATGTCATCAAGGAGCGTTTGGACAAGTACCCGGAGCTGGCGCCTCCTCCTGCCTTGCTGGAATCCAACGGCGGCGTCAATTTCTGGGGCAAGGGCATCATCCGTACTTCGGAGTTAATCCTGTTCGTAGAAGAAGCCGCGCGTTATCAGGCAATCGCCGAGCAGATCGGTGGGGCGCAGCATTACACGCCAGGCGCGCTGGAAGTGCAGTGGAAGCGCACCGGGCTGCTTGAGAAGGCCAAGGCATATAGTGGCCGTTACCTGGAAGACATCGCCTAG
- a CDS encoding LLM class flavin-dependent oxidoreductase, with protein sequence MSDNKRQLILNVFLLRYGHHPAGWRHPVWKENGRPDLQWWVRAAKIAEEAKFHTFFVADFIGRSGELTPQAAKNPSNFHFEPFTLLSAIATQTKNIGLVATVNTNFSEPYNIARQFTSLDHISGGRAGWNVVSSLNPATVKNFGIQDNRTHEQRYARAEEFVNLAKALWDSWDDDAFDHPDQSAGNFYDLASAHPVNFRGNFFSCEGLLDYPRPIQGYPVFVQAGNSETGREFAARVAEMTYSSATSLKVAQEYYADVKSRMAKYGRAEDQLKITPGLNVVVAETDQEAQDKYGELQALVDFSELEFGGFDLSQYPLDGPLPDLPYDAGENGRGRFQQQLELARRENLTIRELVLKFRVARGHIQAIGSAKTVADLIEQWFVEKGADGFNVVPPYSIKGLEDFARMVVPELQRRGIFQKEYSGKTYRERLGLDRPANPNTQASPQALRA encoded by the coding sequence ATGAGTGATAACAAGCGTCAATTGATCCTGAACGTTTTCCTGCTTCGCTACGGTCACCATCCAGCGGGCTGGCGACATCCGGTCTGGAAGGAAAACGGCCGCCCGGACTTGCAATGGTGGGTACGCGCCGCAAAAATCGCAGAGGAGGCGAAGTTCCATACCTTTTTTGTGGCCGATTTCATTGGCCGTTCAGGCGAGCTGACGCCGCAGGCAGCCAAGAACCCGTCCAACTTCCATTTCGAGCCATTCACCTTGTTGTCGGCGATTGCGACACAGACCAAGAATATCGGCTTGGTCGCCACGGTGAATACGAATTTCTCAGAGCCCTACAACATCGCCCGGCAGTTTACCTCGCTCGACCATATCAGTGGCGGCCGCGCAGGCTGGAATGTGGTGTCGTCATTGAATCCCGCCACGGTCAAGAATTTCGGCATACAGGATAATCGCACGCACGAGCAGCGTTACGCGCGTGCGGAAGAGTTCGTCAACCTCGCCAAGGCATTATGGGACAGCTGGGATGATGATGCATTCGACCATCCCGACCAGAGCGCCGGTAACTTCTATGACCTGGCATCCGCACACCCAGTGAATTTCCGAGGCAACTTTTTTTCTTGCGAAGGTTTGCTGGATTATCCCAGGCCGATCCAGGGATATCCCGTGTTTGTGCAAGCGGGCAATTCAGAGACTGGTAGGGAATTTGCCGCGCGAGTGGCGGAAATGACCTACAGCTCGGCAACCTCGCTCAAGGTGGCACAGGAGTACTATGCGGACGTCAAGAGCCGTATGGCGAAGTATGGCAGGGCAGAGGACCAGCTCAAGATTACCCCGGGCCTGAATGTAGTAGTGGCGGAAACCGACCAAGAGGCACAGGACAAATATGGCGAGCTGCAGGCGCTGGTGGATTTCAGCGAATTGGAGTTTGGCGGTTTCGATCTTTCGCAATATCCCTTGGATGGCCCGTTGCCGGACTTGCCCTACGACGCGGGAGAGAATGGTCGAGGGCGTTTCCAGCAGCAGCTGGAGCTGGCCCGGCGCGAAAACCTCACCATCCGCGAGCTGGTACTCAAGTTCAGGGTGGCCCGCGGCCATATCCAGGCCATCGGCTCGGCCAAAACCGTGGCTGACTTGATCGAGCAATGGTTCGTCGAGAAGGGCGCGGACGGTTTCAATGTCGTGCCGCCTTACTCCATCAAGGGATTGGAGGATTTTGCCCGCATGGTCGTGCCCGAGCTGCAGCGTCGCGGCATTTTCCAAAAGGAGTACAGCGGCAAAACCTACCGCGAAAGGCTGGGGTTGGACCGACCGGCCAATCCCAATACCCAGGCGTCGCCGCAGGCATTGCGCGCATGA
- a CDS encoding ABC transporter substrate-binding protein has translation MAQSPAGPVHLWYTRCGAATASALAIRQGWLQAEFARDGTILHSLRDSDSLELRNAHFHHKQSGLFREGGNIPPIWAKGIGQDTVVVAITWLDEYQGVIVKADSDIHELANLKGKRLAIPDHAGAVIDFQRGAAQHGFTTALKLAGLGREGAHFVDIKAESYDTQPGPRIAREYRHVELDALNSGEADAIFVRFARGYQLAKSPLYRQLLNINDLEDPLLRVNNGTPRPVTVDRPFLEKHPDIVARYLAVLLRTATWAAEHPAEVVNLLLPEGGGVSAEDIVGSHGKDVHLSFTPTLSEEYIRGLEVQKDFLHEWGYFTDDFDIRDWVVHEPLEAASTLVEAQLRFGNFPDNIAA, from the coding sequence ATGGCACAGAGCCCAGCAGGACCAGTGCACCTATGGTATACCCGTTGTGGTGCTGCCACCGCTTCCGCGTTGGCGATCCGCCAAGGCTGGCTACAGGCCGAGTTTGCCCGGGACGGCACTATCCTCCACTCGTTGCGAGATTCGGACAGCCTTGAGCTGCGTAACGCGCATTTTCATCACAAACAATCGGGTTTGTTCCGAGAGGGTGGGAATATCCCGCCAATATGGGCCAAGGGGATCGGTCAGGATACCGTGGTCGTGGCAATTACCTGGCTCGATGAATATCAAGGCGTGATCGTAAAGGCAGATAGTGATATCCATGAGTTGGCCAACCTGAAAGGCAAGCGCCTAGCCATCCCCGACCATGCCGGTGCTGTCATCGATTTCCAGCGGGGTGCTGCACAGCATGGTTTTACCACCGCCTTGAAGCTTGCCGGGCTGGGGCGCGAGGGTGCTCACTTCGTCGATATCAAGGCAGAAAGCTATGACACGCAGCCAGGTCCTCGAATTGCGCGTGAATACCGGCATGTGGAGCTGGATGCACTGAATAGCGGCGAAGCGGATGCGATTTTTGTCCGGTTCGCCCGCGGCTATCAACTGGCAAAGAGTCCGCTTTACCGGCAGCTGCTCAATATCAACGACTTGGAAGATCCTTTGCTGCGTGTGAATAACGGTACACCCCGTCCGGTGACCGTCGATCGCCCCTTCCTTGAAAAGCATCCCGATATCGTGGCCCGCTACCTGGCCGTCCTGCTCAGGACCGCGACCTGGGCCGCCGAGCACCCAGCGGAAGTTGTGAACTTATTGTTGCCTGAGGGCGGGGGTGTCTCTGCCGAGGATATTGTCGGCTCGCATGGCAAGGATGTGCACCTATCGTTTACCCCAACACTATCCGAGGAGTATATCCGTGGCTTGGAAGTACAAAAGGACTTTCTGCACGAGTGGGGCTATTTTACGGACGATTTCGATATCAGGGATTGGGTAGTCCATGAGCCGCTGGAGGCCGCCAGCACACTGGTGGAAGCACAGCTAAGGTTCGGAAATTTCCCTGACAACATAGCTGCTTAG
- a CDS encoding HAD family hydrolase, whose product MPAYELVVFDCDGVLVDSERITNQIFVDVLNEEGIPARIEEMARHFVGHSLEQCMDIIARIYGRRPGADFLARYRPRRDAALRKGLQPVPGIEQVLRQLQLPHCVASNSSAAKVREMLDITGLRPYFHDKIFSASDLGKPKPAPDVYLRAAESQGVKPSDCLVIEDTDVGVTAAVAAGMRVCAYTGTMEASRLLKAGAVQTVDNMLLLPDIINRGVEE is encoded by the coding sequence ATGCCTGCTTACGAATTGGTCGTGTTTGACTGTGACGGAGTGTTGGTCGATAGCGAGAGAATCACCAACCAAATATTTGTCGATGTATTGAATGAGGAAGGCATACCAGCCCGGATCGAGGAGATGGCCAGGCATTTTGTCGGCCATTCGCTCGAACAGTGCATGGACATTATCGCCCGCATTTATGGTCGCCGGCCTGGGGCAGATTTTCTTGCCCGCTATCGGCCCAGGCGGGATGCTGCATTACGTAAAGGATTGCAGCCTGTCCCTGGCATTGAGCAGGTGTTGCGGCAACTGCAATTGCCACATTGTGTGGCTTCGAACAGCAGTGCCGCCAAAGTGCGTGAAATGCTGGATATCACGGGGCTACGCCCTTATTTTCACGACAAGATATTCAGCGCCTCAGACCTGGGAAAGCCGAAGCCTGCACCTGACGTTTATCTCAGGGCGGCAGAAAGCCAAGGGGTCAAGCCATCCGATTGCCTTGTCATCGAGGATACCGATGTTGGTGTGACAGCCGCAGTTGCCGCCGGCATGCGGGTATGTGCCTATACCGGCACCATGGAGGCCAGCCGCTTGCTGAAGGCAGGTGCGGTACAGACGGTCGATAACATGCTGCTTCTGCCTGACATCATCAATCGTGGTGTAGAGGAATAG
- a CDS encoding ABC transporter permease codes for MTTQTLEQGVGNPPSSPKGLSTATARVEAQQSPGSRIWRRFKRNRLGYWSLVIFILLYVLSLAGEVISNEKPLIVRYEGQWYFPLVKTYPESVFGGNLPINADYHDPFIKAQFDKPGNFAVYPLNPYYYDTLNYFSKADHYPGPPDSENLLGTDIAGYDIAARLLYGFRTSVTFALGLTFVGTLLGIIIGAVQGYFAGRVDLVTQRLIDVWGSMPELYLLIIFASIFNHSLLLIFLLLSLFGWIHLSDYVRAEFLRNRQLEYIKSAKAMGLSNLQIIWRHILPNSLTPVITFLPFRMSAAIMALASLDFLGLGVVAPAPSLGQLLLQGKANLDAWWIAVSAFGVLVVTLLLLTFMGEALRNALDTRIADDPKAEGI; via the coding sequence GTGACGACGCAGACTTTAGAGCAGGGTGTGGGCAATCCGCCTTCTTCCCCCAAAGGGTTATCTACAGCTACAGCACGGGTCGAAGCGCAGCAGTCGCCTGGTAGCCGGATATGGCGGCGCTTCAAGCGCAACCGCCTGGGCTACTGGAGTCTGGTCATTTTCATTCTCCTGTATGTGCTGTCGCTGGCGGGCGAGGTGATTTCCAATGAAAAGCCATTGATCGTCCGCTATGAAGGACAATGGTATTTTCCCTTGGTGAAAACCTATCCCGAATCCGTCTTCGGCGGCAACCTGCCCATCAATGCCGATTATCACGACCCTTTCATCAAGGCGCAATTCGACAAGCCCGGCAATTTTGCTGTTTATCCGCTGAATCCCTATTACTACGATACCTTGAATTATTTTTCCAAGGCGGACCATTATCCGGGCCCTCCGGATAGTGAAAACCTGTTGGGTACGGATATCGCCGGCTACGATATTGCTGCCCGCCTGCTGTATGGGTTCCGTACCTCGGTCACGTTCGCACTTGGCCTGACGTTTGTGGGTACTTTGCTCGGCATCATCATCGGTGCGGTGCAGGGGTATTTCGCGGGGAGGGTTGACCTGGTGACGCAACGCCTGATCGACGTATGGGGCTCGATGCCCGAGCTCTATCTGCTGATCATCTTCGCTTCCATCTTCAACCACAGCCTGTTGCTGATTTTCCTGCTGCTGTCGCTGTTCGGCTGGATACATCTTTCCGACTATGTGCGCGCCGAGTTCCTGCGCAACCGGCAGCTGGAATACATCAAGTCGGCGAAGGCAATGGGCCTTTCCAACCTGCAGATTATCTGGCGCCATATCCTGCCCAACAGCTTGACGCCGGTAATCACCTTCCTGCCGTTCCGCATGAGCGCGGCGATCATGGCGCTGGCGAGCCTGGATTTCCTCGGGCTCGGGGTTGTTGCGCCAGCGCCCAGCCTCGGACAATTGCTGTTGCAGGGTAAGGCCAACCTGGATGCCTGGTGGATTGCCGTTTCAGCATTCGGCGTGCTTGTCGTCACCTTGTTGCTGTTGACTTTCATGGGTGAAGCATTGCGCAACGCCCTGGATACCCGCATCGCGGACGATCCGAAAGCGGAGGGCATTTGA
- a CDS encoding ABC transporter ATP-binding protein: protein MKPYPLLRCLLLYRHMPYKFALTAVLFTLVNIGMAWQLWLVGQAVNDVQSGNAITRLADGSLEYSQAMHWVVLLLLVAFGRGILQYVGGLMSLVIGQDLLTILRERILQQVQRLDLAYHWRHGMGEMVTRTTRDADKVRDALINFWRQVFEASLWVLVSVALLSWYHPWLGLGTLAFTLGGITLFVTQTERLVTLDRTVGAAYDAVNQELSEGVNGVRVIKSFGLEQQRIAIFTSRVQSFMQNARGALAYAASRIPLPQTVVALSHVWILALGAYLVQQGALNIGELVASVLVANALVFRIEGIGRVIQIFADARASAARIWELLDERPTIKSGTDSIPDGALGIRLNRVAVQSPGQGNAILQDCDLEVAPGEVVAIVGMTGSGKSSLAGLLPRLLDADAGSVEIGSPWAGWKNIKSFKLNELRKKINVVPQESFLFSDTLEANLRLAKPEASEQQILQALEQAGATEVLDRLSNGLQTRIGDRGITLSGGQRQRISLARAFLAEPSILVLDDATSALDAITERQVLDNIRKLRNSNGQPITVILIASKLSTILLADRVAMLDQGRISAQGTHEHLSATNAQYRDLLGVSHGK, encoded by the coding sequence ATGAAACCATACCCTCTCCTCCGCTGCCTGCTTTTGTATCGCCATATGCCATACAAATTTGCCTTGACTGCTGTCTTGTTCACCCTCGTCAATATTGGCATGGCGTGGCAGCTGTGGCTGGTCGGCCAGGCGGTCAACGATGTCCAGAGCGGCAATGCCATTACCAGGCTGGCAGATGGCAGCCTGGAATACTCTCAAGCAATGCACTGGGTTGTTTTATTGCTACTGGTCGCCTTTGGCAGGGGCATCTTGCAATATGTCGGCGGATTGATGTCCCTGGTGATTGGCCAGGACCTGCTCACCATCCTGCGCGAACGCATCCTGCAGCAGGTACAGCGTCTGGACCTCGCCTATCATTGGCGCCATGGTATGGGAGAAATGGTCACACGCACCACGCGGGATGCCGATAAAGTGCGCGACGCATTGATCAACTTCTGGCGGCAGGTGTTCGAGGCCAGCCTCTGGGTACTGGTTTCTGTCGCCCTGCTCTCCTGGTACCACCCATGGCTGGGCTTGGGCACGCTGGCATTCACACTGGGCGGCATCACGCTGTTCGTGACGCAGACTGAAAGACTGGTCACGCTGGATCGTACCGTAGGCGCGGCCTACGACGCCGTCAACCAGGAGTTGAGCGAGGGCGTGAACGGTGTGCGCGTCATCAAGTCTTTTGGCCTGGAGCAGCAGCGCATCGCGATTTTCACGTCGCGGGTTCAAAGCTTCATGCAGAATGCGCGTGGCGCATTGGCCTATGCCGCCTCGCGTATTCCATTACCCCAGACGGTGGTGGCCTTGAGCCACGTCTGGATCCTGGCGTTAGGCGCCTATCTGGTGCAGCAAGGCGCGCTCAATATCGGCGAACTGGTTGCCTCCGTACTGGTCGCCAATGCGCTGGTGTTTCGTATCGAGGGTATCGGCCGGGTGATCCAGATTTTCGCCGATGCGCGCGCCTCTGCCGCCCGCATCTGGGAGTTGCTTGATGAGCGGCCGACAATCAAATCCGGCACCGATTCCATTCCAGATGGTGCATTGGGCATCCGCTTGAATCGTGTGGCCGTCCAATCTCCTGGCCAAGGCAATGCAATATTGCAGGATTGCGATTTGGAAGTCGCCCCAGGCGAGGTGGTGGCAATCGTGGGCATGACAGGTTCAGGCAAAAGCAGTTTGGCGGGATTGCTACCCCGTTTGCTGGATGCAGATGCCGGCAGTGTGGAAATCGGTTCACCCTGGGCTGGATGGAAAAACATAAAGTCATTTAAATTAAATGAATTAAGAAAAAAAATTAATGTCGTTCCTCAAGAAAGTTTCTTGTTTTCCGACACATTGGAAGCCAATCTGCGGTTAGCCAAGCCGGAGGCAAGCGAGCAACAAATCCTGCAGGCCCTGGAGCAAGCAGGCGCAACGGAAGTGCTCGACCGCCTCAGCAACGGCCTGCAGACCAGAATTGGCGATCGCGGCATCACTTTGTCCGGTGGGCAGCGGCAGCGCATTAGTCTGGCACGCGCATTTCTCGCGGAGCCTTCCATCCTGGTGCTGGACGATGCCACCAGCGCGCTGGATGCCATTACCGAGCGTCAAGTGCTGGATAACATCCGCAAGCTGCGCAATAGCAACGGCCAGCCCATTACTGTCATCCTGATTGCCAGCAAGCTTTCCACCATCCTGCTCGCAGACCGCGTCGCCATGCTCGATCAGGGCCGCATCAGCGCCCAGGGCACACATGAACATTTATCCGCCACCAATGCGCAATACCGCGACCTGCTGGGAGTCAGCCATGGCAAATGA